From a single Larimichthys crocea isolate SSNF chromosome XIII, L_crocea_2.0, whole genome shotgun sequence genomic region:
- the sdc2 gene encoding syndecan-2, producing MRNVWIIFTLGLTVFLSGETIAEASKTSSQADDLYLDDTGSGGYYPEDDDDFNSASGSGEGEITVKETVTVSMVYMEPNAAEPTQDSTKDFTPRVETATVRERARDSTPRKPLRTEAPVPVTEDMQWNQMTSTTSAPGSPQEPIEVRSENLFQRTEVLAAVIAGGVIGFLFAIFLILLLVYRMRKKDEGSYDLGERKPSGAAYQKAPTKEFYA from the exons ATAGCAGAAGCCTCCAAGACTTCCTCTCAGGCTGATGACTTGTACCTGGATGACACAGGCTCAGGAGGTTACTACcctgaagatgatgatgactttAACTCAGCGTCTGGCtccg GTGAAGGCGAAATTACGGTGAAGGAAACAGTGACTGTCAGTATGGTTTATATGGAGCCCAATGCCGCAGAACCCACCCAGGACTCCACCAAAGATTTCACCCCCAGGGTGGAAACAGCCACAGTCAGGGAAAGGGCCCGAGACAGCACACCCAGGAAACCACTCAGAACAGAG GCACCAGTGCCAGTTACAGAGGACATGCAGTGGAACCAGATGACTAGTACGACTAGTGCCCCCGGCTCACCCCAGGAACCCATTGAGGTCCGCTCTGAAAACCTCTTCCAGAGGACAGAAGTGTTGGCAG cTGTTATCGCAGGTGGCGTGATCGGCTTTCTGTTTGccatcttcctcatcctcctcctggtCTACCGCATGAGGAAGAAGGACGAGGGCAGCTACGACCTGGGAGAGAGGAAACCCTCCGGAGCAGCCTATCAGAAGGCCCCAACCAAGGAGTTTTATGCATAA